The Cellulophaga sp. L1A9 genome window below encodes:
- a CDS encoding DUF4292 domain-containing protein, with translation MIKKIIYSFLIVAVVSCKSTKVVTGGAVNENLNAKSIIKAHYANALDFKTISGKMKIDYEDQNASQGFSVSLRMEKDKAIWISATLGLVKAYITPERVSFYNRLDNTYFDGDFSYLSKLLGTDLDFEKVQSLLLGQAILNLRDDKYETTIADENYQLQPKKAIELFKILFQIEPKYFRISKEQISQPKEGRLLQINYTNYQEIDKKIIPNEIAISAAMDGNQSLIEIEYKNIEFDRKIKFPYDIPNGFKEIILD, from the coding sequence GTGATAAAAAAAATAATATATAGTTTTCTAATTGTTGCTGTGGTCTCTTGTAAATCTACAAAAGTGGTAACAGGTGGTGCCGTTAATGAAAATTTAAACGCTAAATCCATCATCAAAGCACATTATGCTAATGCGCTAGATTTTAAAACAATTTCCGGCAAAATGAAAATTGATTATGAAGACCAAAACGCTTCACAAGGCTTTAGTGTTAGTCTTCGTATGGAAAAAGACAAAGCCATTTGGATTAGCGCGACTCTTGGACTAGTAAAAGCATATATAACCCCAGAAAGAGTATCGTTCTATAATCGCTTAGACAATACCTATTTTGATGGAGACTTCTCGTATTTAAGTAAGCTACTGGGTACCGATTTAGATTTCGAAAAAGTACAAAGTTTATTATTAGGTCAGGCGATTTTAAATTTGCGAGATGATAAATACGAAACCACTATTGCAGATGAAAATTATCAGCTACAACCAAAAAAAGCTATAGAATTATTTAAAATTCTATTTCAAATAGAACCAAAATATTTTAGAATTAGTAAGGAGCAGATTTCTCAACCAAAGGAAGGGCGCTTGTTACAGATTAATTATACCAATTATCAAGAGATTGATAAAAAAATAATACCAAATGAAATTGCTATTTCCGCGGCTATGGATGGGAATCAAAGTTTAATTGAAATTGAATATAAAAATATTGAATTTGATAGAAAAATAAAATTTCCTTATGATATCCCGAATGGCTTTAAAGAGATTATTTTAGATTAA
- a CDS encoding sugar phosphate nucleotidyltransferase has product MKIIVPMAGRGSRLRPHSLTVPKPLIPVAGKPIVHRLVSDIVGVLNQPIEEIAFILGDPAFFGDDVVESLKALAVELGAKPSIYRQLDPKGTGHAIMCAEPSLSGPAVIAYADTLIRADFDLDKDADSVIWTKRVENPSAYGVVNLNDKNEIIELVEKPETFVSDQAVIGIYYFKDVAVLKKELQYVLDNNIIHGGEYQINDGIKRMMANGKVFKTGAVTEWMDCGNKAVTIETNQRMLGFLEKDGEPLIAKSAKLENANIIEPCFIGENVVLKDSTVGPFVSIGANTTIENSTVKNSLIQTNTKISNANLDNAMIGNHVVFNGDFESISIGDYSVLE; this is encoded by the coding sequence ATGAAAATTATTGTTCCCATGGCTGGTCGTGGATCACGATTAAGACCACATAGTTTAACAGTTCCAAAGCCATTAATTCCGGTTGCCGGAAAACCTATTGTACACCGATTAGTTTCTGACATCGTTGGTGTATTAAATCAACCTATAGAAGAAATTGCTTTTATTTTAGGCGATCCAGCATTTTTCGGAGATGATGTGGTAGAGAGTTTAAAAGCATTGGCCGTAGAATTAGGTGCAAAACCAAGTATTTACCGTCAATTAGACCCTAAAGGTACCGGACATGCCATTATGTGTGCGGAACCATCCCTTAGCGGACCAGCTGTTATCGCATATGCAGATACATTAATCCGTGCCGACTTTGATTTAGACAAAGATGCAGATAGTGTTATTTGGACAAAAAGGGTTGAAAACCCATCTGCGTATGGTGTCGTAAACCTAAACGATAAAAATGAAATTATAGAATTAGTTGAAAAACCTGAGACCTTTGTAAGCGATCAGGCCGTAATTGGCATCTATTATTTTAAAGATGTTGCAGTTCTTAAAAAAGAATTACAATATGTATTAGATAACAACATCATCCATGGAGGAGAATATCAGATTAATGATGGTATTAAACGCATGATGGCCAATGGCAAAGTATTCAAAACAGGTGCCGTAACAGAGTGGATGGACTGTGGCAACAAAGCGGTTACGATAGAAACCAACCAACGCATGTTAGGTTTTTTAGAAAAAGATGGCGAACCATTAATAGCTAAATCAGCCAAACTAGAAAACGCAAACATCATTGAACCTTGCTTTATTGGAGAAAATGTAGTCTTAAAAGATTCTACTGTTGGCCCCTTTGTTTCCATTGGAGCTAATACAACAATAGAAAACTCAACTGTTAAGAATAGCTTAATACAAACGAATACTAAGATTTCAAACGCTAACTTAGATAATGCTATGATAGGAAATCATGTTGTATTCAACGGAGATTTTGAGTCGATAAGTATTGGTGATTATTCTGTTTTAGAATAG
- the dut gene encoding dUTP diphosphatase: MEIKIINTSNHELPHYETGASAGMDLRAHVQKAITLAPLERTIVKTGLFIELPVGFEAQVRPRSGLAAKKGVTVLNAPGTIDADYRGEIGVILVNLSKEPFTIENGERIAQLVIAKHERAVWKLVEELSETKRGEGGFGSTGVK; the protein is encoded by the coding sequence ATGGAAATAAAAATAATTAATACCTCCAACCACGAATTACCACATTATGAAACTGGGGCATCTGCAGGTATGGATCTTCGTGCTCATGTACAAAAAGCAATTACCTTGGCACCCCTTGAGCGTACCATCGTAAAAACAGGACTATTCATAGAACTACCCGTTGGTTTTGAAGCTCAAGTGAGACCCAGAAGTGGTTTGGCAGCGAAAAAAGGAGTTACAGTATTAAACGCACCTGGAACAATTGATGCCGACTATAGAGGAGAAATTGGAGTGATTTTAGTAAACCTTTCTAAGGAACCTTTTACCATTGAAAATGGGGAAAGAATTGCGCAATTAGTAATCGCGAAACACGAGCGTGCAGTATGGAAACTCGTAGAAGAATTATCTGAAACAAAAAGAGGTGAAGGTGGTTTTGGTAGTACGGGTGTAAAATAA
- a CDS encoding murein hydrolase activator EnvC, whose protein sequence is MPVIKTYRLLFVFLALLFFGLQTGFSQTTEQKNLEAKRERLQKEIREINRLLYAEKKEKGNVLDQMNALDKKISVRQQLIRVTNEQSNLLNRQLNANIRNISKLKNELTTLKEDYAVMIQKSYQNKSKQSRLMFLLSSESFFQGFKRLQYMKQYTKYRKEQGEQIVSKTEELNTLNLTLIEQRKTKDHLIAENTIAKKELEKEKKTQNDLLSTIRKNESKYTATIKQKEKEARKIDRQIEGLIKSAIVSSNKKAGVTTKSDKFVLTPEAKIVANNFSSNKGKLIWPVEKGIKSIGFGVYNDAVYPGIKHQNNGVIIATDQGAKARAIFEGEVIAVISVPGGNKGVQIKHGNYISTYYNLSSVYVKKGDTIKAKAELGEVFTNTGNKQTLLKFYLYQDTSRLNPEEWIYKL, encoded by the coding sequence ATGCCTGTAATCAAAACATATCGCCTTCTTTTTGTTTTTTTAGCGCTCCTCTTTTTTGGACTGCAAACGGGTTTTTCACAAACCACCGAGCAGAAAAACCTGGAAGCCAAACGAGAGAGACTTCAAAAAGAAATACGTGAAATAAACCGCCTTCTCTATGCAGAAAAAAAGGAGAAAGGCAATGTTTTGGATCAAATGAATGCGTTGGATAAGAAAATATCTGTTCGTCAACAATTGATACGGGTTACTAATGAACAATCTAATCTACTAAACCGGCAATTAAATGCAAACATTAGAAACATTTCTAAGCTAAAGAATGAACTAACAACGCTCAAGGAAGACTACGCTGTAATGATTCAGAAGTCCTATCAGAACAAATCTAAGCAGAGTAGACTAATGTTCTTGCTTTCGTCAGAAAGCTTCTTTCAGGGCTTTAAAAGGCTTCAGTACATGAAGCAGTATACCAAGTATAGAAAAGAACAAGGCGAACAAATTGTTTCCAAAACAGAAGAGCTAAACACCTTAAATTTAACGCTCATAGAACAGCGTAAAACCAAAGATCATTTAATTGCGGAAAACACAATAGCAAAAAAGGAATTAGAAAAAGAAAAGAAAACTCAAAATGATCTTTTGAGTACGATACGTAAAAACGAGAGTAAGTATACTGCTACGATTAAGCAAAAAGAAAAAGAAGCCCGCAAAATAGACCGACAAATAGAGGGTCTAATAAAAAGCGCTATTGTGAGCTCTAATAAAAAGGCTGGTGTAACCACTAAGTCTGATAAATTTGTATTAACCCCAGAAGCCAAAATTGTTGCCAATAATTTTTCATCTAATAAAGGAAAACTTATTTGGCCTGTTGAAAAAGGAATTAAAAGTATTGGATTTGGTGTGTACAATGATGCCGTTTACCCAGGAATTAAACATCAAAACAACGGAGTAATTATTGCAACCGATCAAGGCGCTAAGGCTAGAGCTATTTTTGAAGGCGAAGTAATTGCTGTAATTAGTGTTCCAGGAGGAAATAAAGGAGTACAAATTAAACATGGTAACTATATTAGTACCTATTACAACCTATCCTCTGTGTATGTAAAAAAGGGAGATACCATAAAAGCGAAAGCTGAATTAGGGGAAGTATTTACCAATACCGGAAATAAACAAACCTTATTAAAATTCTATTTATACCAAGATACTTCGCGACTTAATCCTGAAGAATGGATCTATAAGCTTTAA
- a CDS encoding SPOR domain-containing protein has product MRLEHHIEELLYRYNCVIVPEFGAFLSQTRSAFIEEDTHTFYPPSKFISFNELLTSNDGLLVSYVADIEKASYESMLTELATIGKNWKTQLQRGERLFLGNIGKLWLNKEGKIQFEPFEKVNFLTTSFGLSSCVSGKITREVLKQEVEKLEEDIPFIITPEQRAKHSFRPYLKYAAVLFFAVSLGVSGLRFYKENQNIDQLAQQDAQKQVSKRIEEATFFDASPLELPVVNLHASLKSPMNTVKYHIVAGAFKVRENADKKIAQLKAKGYNADYIGVNKFGFHVVAFDSFSEPNDAINYLRKIKKTESSDAWLFQE; this is encoded by the coding sequence ATGAGATTAGAACACCATATTGAGGAATTACTTTACAGGTACAATTGCGTAATAGTACCTGAGTTTGGAGCTTTTTTAAGTCAGACTAGATCTGCTTTTATTGAAGAAGATACCCATACATTTTACCCGCCTTCTAAGTTTATTTCGTTTAACGAACTACTTACATCTAATGATGGTTTATTAGTTTCTTACGTTGCAGACATAGAAAAAGCATCTTACGAAAGTATGCTAACAGAGTTAGCTACTATTGGGAAAAATTGGAAAACTCAGTTACAGAGAGGCGAACGTCTTTTTTTAGGGAATATTGGTAAGCTTTGGTTAAACAAAGAAGGTAAAATTCAATTTGAACCTTTTGAAAAAGTGAACTTCTTAACTACCTCATTTGGCTTATCATCTTGTGTTTCTGGAAAAATTACAAGAGAAGTTTTAAAGCAAGAGGTAGAAAAACTTGAAGAAGATATTCCGTTTATCATCACTCCGGAACAAAGAGCTAAACATTCTTTTAGACCTTATTTAAAATATGCTGCAGTTTTGTTTTTTGCGGTTTCATTAGGTGTTTCTGGTTTGCGTTTTTATAAAGAAAATCAAAATATAGATCAGCTAGCGCAACAAGACGCACAGAAGCAAGTTTCTAAAAGAATAGAAGAGGCTACTTTTTTTGATGCCTCACCGTTAGAATTGCCTGTGGTAAATTTACATGCATCACTTAAAAGCCCAATGAATACTGTAAAATATCATATTGTGGCAGGTGCATTTAAGGTAAGAGAAAATGCAGACAAAAAAATAGCACAGCTAAAGGCTAAAGGATATAACGCTGATTATATTGGTGTGAATAAATTTGGTTTTCATGTGGTAGCTTTTGATAGTTTTTCTGAGCCTAACGATGCAATCAACTATTTAAGAAAGATAAAGAAGACTGAATCTAGTGATGCTTGGCTCTTTCAAGAATAA
- a CDS encoding lipopolysaccharide assembly protein LapB, translating to MKRKFLLAYSVMGIFMISSPSIAQKPIDSDKESADLYLEEYSDDFQEKFFEGLKQKGIENYDKAINLFLDCKNIDPEAKAIDHELAQVFLETKQLDLAQEHAINAVNSDPENYWFLQSLVRILQLRHDGINSVESQIPFENLSLKKNLALVYYQIQNYKGALTILNSLETSKFTENLYAKIRAGIKEQEENSETYSYSTTVSSGTRNTESGSIEHYKNYISNLIRNKNYIILDTISKEALQNYPAQPYFYYTRGLALNHKKKYREAIAILEESLDYMLDDISLANKINKELSVAYNGIHNAAKANMYLRKIKPGF from the coding sequence ATGAAAAGAAAGTTTTTGCTTGCTTATAGTGTTATGGGGATTTTTATGATCTCTAGCCCAAGTATTGCACAAAAACCAATAGATAGTGATAAAGAAAGTGCTGATCTATATCTAGAAGAATACTCCGATGATTTTCAAGAAAAATTCTTTGAAGGCTTGAAACAAAAAGGCATTGAAAATTACGACAAAGCCATCAATCTATTTTTAGACTGTAAAAATATTGATCCCGAAGCAAAGGCAATAGATCATGAACTTGCGCAAGTATTTCTTGAAACAAAACAATTAGACCTTGCTCAAGAACATGCCATAAATGCAGTAAATAGTGATCCGGAAAATTATTGGTTTTTACAGAGCTTAGTGCGCATTTTACAATTAAGGCATGATGGTATCAACTCTGTAGAATCTCAAATACCGTTTGAAAACCTCTCCCTTAAAAAGAATTTAGCACTCGTGTATTACCAAATACAAAATTACAAAGGTGCCCTTACTATTTTAAATTCATTAGAAACATCTAAATTCACAGAAAACTTGTACGCTAAGATTAGAGCAGGTATAAAGGAGCAAGAAGAAAATAGCGAAACATACAGCTATAGCACTACCGTTTCTAGTGGTACTAGAAACACAGAAAGTGGGTCTATTGAACATTATAAAAATTATATTTCTAATTTAATACGAAATAAAAACTATATCATTCTAGATACCATCTCTAAAGAAGCTTTACAGAATTATCCTGCCCAACCGTACTTCTATTACACTAGAGGCCTAGCTTTAAACCATAAAAAAAAATATAGAGAAGCTATTGCTATATTGGAAGAATCCCTAGATTATATGTTAGATGACATCAGCTTAGCTAACAAAATAAACAAAGAGCTTTCTGTTGCCTACAATGGAATTCATAATGCAGCTAAGGCAAACATGTACCTGAGAAAAATAAAACCTGGATTTTAA
- a CDS encoding acyl-CoA thioesterase — translation MTPKTPRESRTILTDLVLPSETNPLNNLFGGELLARMDRAASIAARRHSRRITVTASVNNVAFNQSVPLGSVLTVEAAVSRAFRTSMEVYIDVWMEDRFTGTRSKANDAIYTFVAVDDTGKPTEVPQLLPETDLEKERFAAALRRKQLSLVLAGKMKPHDATELKALFLADEPTK, via the coding sequence ATGACGCCTAAGACTCCTCGTGAATCTAGAACAATTTTAACCGATTTAGTTTTGCCTAGCGAAACTAACCCTTTAAATAATCTATTTGGTGGCGAGTTATTGGCTAGAATGGATCGTGCAGCAAGTATTGCCGCAAGACGTCATAGTCGAAGAATAACGGTAACCGCATCTGTAAATAACGTTGCTTTTAATCAATCCGTGCCATTAGGTAGTGTTCTAACTGTAGAAGCTGCGGTTTCTAGGGCGTTTAGAACATCCATGGAGGTGTATATAGATGTATGGATGGAAGATCGTTTTACTGGGACTAGATCTAAAGCTAATGATGCTATTTATACATTTGTTGCTGTAGATGATACTGGAAAGCCAACAGAGGTGCCGCAATTACTTCCTGAAACTGACTTAGAAAAGGAGCGTTTTGCAGCTGCATTGCGAAGAAAACAGCTAAGTTTAGTGTTGGCGGGTAAAATGAAACCGCATGATGCTACGGAGCTTAAAGCATTATTTTTAGCAGACGAGCCTACTAAATAA
- a CDS encoding lipopolysaccharide biosynthesis protein, which produces MNPFKKLFKQTFVYGLATVLPRMLSFILVPLYTAVMPDPALYGEISVIFSYIAIFNVFLAYGMETSFFRFFYKAEDKDKVISTSLISILVSTTLFFILALFLRNYLALWSEIDVKYINYAIYILALDALVIIPFSWLRATEKSLHYALIKIGNVAVYLGLNVLFLIYLPELIAKNPESSLAWMYKPDFQISYIFISNLIASAITLLLMLQLYWKNNYAFDKELWKKMIKYAWPILIAGIAFTINEVFDRILLERLLPENIAASEVGKYSACYKLAVFMTLFATGFRLGIEPFFFSHSNSENPQKAYAQITNYFVILGSIILLGVIVFSDVLKELIIRNESYWEAMPVVPLLILASFFLGIYHNLSVWYKVTDKTRYGAFISVIGAIITLAINFIAIPFWGYMASAIATVMAYGTMMVLSYWIGKKHYPIPYNMRKIGFYLGLSILLSIISFYIFDRNLVIGIILFIIFLGLVYKLENEKIRQIISNKK; this is translated from the coding sequence TTGAACCCATTTAAAAAACTATTTAAACAGACCTTTGTATATGGCCTAGCTACTGTGCTACCCAGAATGCTTTCGTTTATTTTGGTTCCTTTGTATACCGCTGTTATGCCAGACCCGGCACTATATGGCGAAATATCTGTTATTTTTTCTTATATCGCCATATTCAATGTCTTCCTAGCTTATGGAATGGAAACGTCTTTTTTTAGATTTTTCTACAAAGCAGAAGATAAAGATAAGGTTATTTCCACCTCTCTAATTTCCATACTCGTTTCAACCACTCTATTTTTCATTCTTGCTTTATTTCTAAGAAATTACTTAGCACTATGGAGCGAAATTGATGTAAAATACATTAATTATGCTATTTATATTTTAGCATTAGATGCCTTGGTCATCATTCCATTTTCTTGGTTACGTGCAACAGAAAAATCGTTACATTATGCTTTAATTAAAATTGGAAATGTAGCCGTATATTTAGGGTTGAATGTCCTTTTCTTAATCTACCTTCCTGAGCTTATTGCAAAAAACCCTGAAAGCTCCCTAGCTTGGATGTATAAGCCAGATTTTCAAATCTCCTACATTTTTATATCAAACTTAATAGCAAGTGCTATTACTTTACTATTAATGCTTCAGCTCTATTGGAAAAACAATTATGCTTTTGATAAAGAACTATGGAAGAAGATGATAAAATATGCCTGGCCTATTCTAATAGCGGGTATCGCATTTACCATTAATGAAGTTTTTGATCGTATTTTATTAGAGCGTTTATTGCCAGAAAATATTGCAGCATCTGAAGTTGGAAAATACTCTGCTTGTTACAAGCTAGCGGTATTTATGACCCTTTTTGCTACAGGTTTTAGATTAGGAATAGAACCTTTCTTTTTTAGCCACTCTAATTCCGAAAATCCACAAAAAGCCTATGCCCAAATCACAAATTATTTTGTGATCTTGGGAAGCATCATACTTCTTGGTGTCATTGTATTTTCAGATGTTTTAAAAGAACTAATCATACGAAATGAATCTTATTGGGAAGCAATGCCCGTAGTTCCTTTACTTATTCTTGCCAGTTTTTTCTTAGGCATCTATCACAACTTATCTGTATGGTATAAAGTGACAGACAAAACACGCTATGGGGCATTCATTTCTGTAATAGGAGCAATAATAACATTAGCAATAAATTTTATAGCCATACCTTTTTGGGGATATATGGCATCTGCCATTGCCACAGTAATGGCATATGGAACAATGATGGTCTTATCCTATTGGATTGGAAAAAAACATTATCCAATTCCATATAATATGCGAAAAATTGGATTTTATCTTGGCTTATCTATTCTCTTGTCTATCATATCATTTTATATCTTTGACCGAAATTTAGTAATTGGGATTATCCTATTCATTATTTTTCTAGGATTAGTTTATAAACTTGAAAATGAAAAAATCAGACAAATAATCTCTAATAAAAAATAA